In Marisediminicola antarctica, one DNA window encodes the following:
- a CDS encoding mechanosensitive ion channel family protein encodes MTAPAPDQIPFDWDAFRASLSSFVVQFEWLFQILGIIIGAIVLRIALHFVIRRVVNRVVSGVKKRQNVDDTQSITASPLAAVRVVQRTRTLGSVLNNVVSVVIVIVALLLIVTAINTDIIGSFALITAALGAGLGFGAQNIVKDVLNGLFMVAEDQLGVGDVVDLGEAIGIVENVGIRVTQVRDIDGTLWFVRNGEILRVGNKSQGWARVIIDLPAPYHSDVEAVQATLLATANEMANSPQWRRKIIEKPEIWGLESISAEALVIRLVMKTRTADQWDVARELRFRLKKALDDTGVNLPALNRVVFDGQRETSQPVGDGALHGTAPVKTVPKDRSAT; translated from the coding sequence ATGACTGCTCCCGCTCCTGACCAGATCCCCTTCGACTGGGACGCCTTTCGTGCCTCGCTGAGTTCATTCGTGGTGCAATTCGAGTGGCTTTTCCAGATTCTCGGAATCATCATCGGGGCCATCGTTCTCCGTATTGCGCTGCACTTCGTGATTCGCCGAGTCGTGAACCGTGTCGTCTCCGGTGTGAAGAAAAGGCAGAACGTCGACGACACGCAGTCGATCACCGCGTCGCCGCTCGCTGCCGTGCGAGTCGTGCAACGCACCAGAACCCTCGGCTCGGTTCTGAACAACGTCGTCAGCGTAGTCATCGTTATCGTGGCGCTGCTTCTCATCGTGACCGCGATCAACACCGACATCATCGGTTCGTTCGCCCTCATCACCGCAGCCCTCGGCGCCGGCCTCGGCTTCGGCGCTCAGAACATCGTCAAGGATGTGCTCAACGGCCTGTTCATGGTCGCCGAGGACCAGCTGGGTGTCGGCGACGTCGTCGATCTCGGCGAGGCCATCGGCATCGTCGAGAACGTCGGCATCCGGGTCACCCAGGTGCGCGACATCGATGGCACGCTCTGGTTCGTGCGCAACGGCGAGATCCTACGCGTGGGCAACAAGTCGCAGGGTTGGGCCCGGGTCATCATCGACCTCCCTGCCCCGTACCACTCGGATGTCGAGGCGGTGCAGGCGACCCTGCTCGCCACAGCAAATGAGATGGCGAACAGTCCGCAGTGGCGCCGCAAGATCATCGAGAAGCCAGAGATCTGGGGTCTCGAGTCAATCTCCGCCGAGGCTCTCGTGATCCGGCTCGTGATGAAGACGCGCACGGCCGACCAGTGGGACGTAGCGCGGGAGCTGCGCTTCCGGCTGAAGAAGGCGCTCGACGACACAGGAGTGAACCTTCCCGCGCTCAACCGCGTCGTGTTCGACGGCCAGAGGGAGACCTCGCAGCCTGTCGGCGATGGAGCGCTCCACGGCACTGCCCCGGTCAAGACGGTACCCAAGGA
- a CDS encoding ABC transporter permease subunit: MSTTTQHSVSADRPDRPSGLTFGGILRSEWIKLVSLRSTIWCYALIVVVGVGFGVLIALTSPAPTTGTVPDAIQGSTAVQVATLALGFTALASVVLGALVITGEYGTGMIRSTFAAVPTRLPALFGKIVVFGVTTFVVGLVTIFGTALVTAPMLPGIGVTPDFTDPAYLLALVGGAGYLALVGVFALAIGAIVRHSAGAIASALGVILVLPTVVLILSAITQAEWIQRAAAFLPDAAGSRMSAYTAGEVASANSLAPWQGLLVLLAWDAALVLVAAVLMKRRDA, encoded by the coding sequence ATGAGCACCACCACACAACACTCCGTCTCGGCGGACCGGCCCGACCGGCCCAGCGGGCTCACTTTCGGCGGGATCCTGAGATCCGAGTGGATCAAGCTCGTCAGCCTCCGCTCCACCATCTGGTGCTACGCCCTCATCGTCGTCGTCGGCGTCGGATTCGGCGTGCTCATCGCGCTGACCTCCCCCGCTCCGACCACGGGAACGGTTCCGGATGCCATTCAAGGGTCCACCGCGGTGCAGGTGGCCACCCTCGCTCTGGGATTCACCGCCCTCGCGAGCGTCGTGCTCGGCGCCCTCGTCATCACCGGCGAGTACGGAACCGGAATGATCCGCTCCACTTTCGCTGCGGTGCCGACCCGCCTCCCCGCCCTGTTCGGCAAGATCGTCGTGTTCGGTGTGACGACCTTTGTGGTCGGGCTCGTTACGATTTTCGGTACCGCGCTGGTCACTGCGCCGATGCTGCCGGGCATCGGCGTCACTCCCGACTTCACCGATCCCGCCTACCTCCTCGCCCTCGTGGGCGGGGCGGGATACCTCGCACTGGTCGGCGTCTTCGCGCTCGCAATCGGGGCCATCGTGCGCCATAGCGCGGGCGCCATCGCATCCGCGCTCGGTGTGATCCTGGTACTTCCGACGGTGGTCCTCATCCTCTCTGCGATCACGCAGGCGGAGTGGATCCAGCGCGCCGCCGCCTTCCTCCCCGACGCCGCCGGCTCCAGAATGTCCGCCTACACCGCGGGAGAGGTCGCCTCGGCCAACAGTCTCGCGCCGTGGCAGGGCCTCCTCGTGCTGCTCGCCTGGGACGCGGCGCTTGTGCTGGTCGCCGCCGTACTGATGAAGCGCCGGGATGCCTAG
- a CDS encoding ABC transporter ATP-binding protein, producing the protein MIEARELSKHYGSKKAVDGISFTVRPGMVTGFLGPNGAGKSTTMRLIVGLDRATSGSVTVNGKPYAAHRAPLREVGMLLDAKAIHTGRSAVNHLLAVGATHGIGRTRVDEVIGLTGLDSVARKRVGGFSLGMGQRLGIAAALLGDPATLVLDEPVNGLDPEGVMWVRSLARQLASEGRTIFLSSHLMSEMALTADHIIVLGRGRVIADAPVADIVALSGGTLVRVRTPHAARLRELLASTELGTQVQVHPGSSTNEPDVFQVSGLDAARIGELAASAGLALHELTPVAGSLEEAYMSLTQNEVEYHAGGTASASEGASQ; encoded by the coding sequence ATGATTGAAGCGCGCGAGCTCAGCAAACATTACGGGAGCAAGAAGGCGGTCGACGGCATCAGCTTCACTGTGCGCCCCGGCATGGTCACCGGATTCCTCGGGCCGAACGGCGCGGGAAAGTCAACGACGATGCGCCTCATCGTGGGACTCGACAGGGCCACTTCCGGATCGGTCACGGTGAACGGCAAGCCCTACGCCGCCCATCGTGCACCATTGCGCGAGGTCGGAATGCTTCTTGACGCGAAGGCGATCCACACCGGCCGCAGCGCCGTGAATCACCTTCTCGCTGTCGGCGCGACCCACGGTATCGGTCGCACGCGCGTCGACGAGGTCATCGGCCTGACCGGGCTCGACTCCGTCGCGCGCAAGCGCGTCGGCGGCTTCTCGCTCGGCATGGGCCAGCGCCTCGGCATCGCCGCCGCGCTGCTCGGCGACCCCGCGACCCTTGTGCTCGACGAACCCGTGAACGGACTCGACCCCGAGGGCGTGATGTGGGTGCGGAGCCTCGCGCGCCAGCTCGCCAGCGAGGGCCGCACCATCTTCCTCTCATCTCACCTGATGAGCGAGATGGCCCTGACCGCCGACCACATCATCGTGCTCGGCCGCGGCCGGGTCATTGCCGACGCGCCCGTCGCCGACATCGTCGCTCTCTCCGGTGGAACCCTCGTGCGGGTTCGCACCCCGCACGCGGCACGGCTGCGCGAACTGCTCGCCAGCACAGAGCTCGGCACCCAGGTCCAGGTGCATCCCGGCTCGAGCACGAACGAACCCGACGTATTTCAGGTAAGCGGTCTCGACGCCGCCCGGATAGGCGAACTCGCGGCATCCGCGGGCCTCGCACTGCATGAGCTGACCCCGGTGGCGGGATCTCTCGAGGAGGCCTACATGTCCCTCACCCAGAACGAGGTCGAGTACCACGCAGGCGGAACCGCGTCGGCGTCTGAAGGAGCGTCCCAATGA
- the pepN gene encoding aminopeptidase N yields MPGENLTRVEAQERKATVSVENYDITLDLTTDSETFRSTTVVRFSASAGASTFIDHLTRTVHSVHLNGRELDPAAVNDGVRIQLHDLADLNVLTVVADAEYTNTGEGLHRFVDPVDDEVYLYSQFEVPDSRRVFAVFEQPDLKATFTFTITAPAAWAVVSNSPTPTPEPIEGTTSATWRFAPTPVLSSYVTAIVAGPYQETRSTLTSSDGRVIPLGIFARKSLSQYLDADYIFAKTREGFAYFEEKFDYAYPFEKYDQLFVPEFNAGAMENAGAVTFTETYVFRGKVTDAVRERRVVTILHELAHMWFGDLVTMKWWNDLWLNESFAEWASTIATAEATEWTEAWTTFQAMEKSWAYKQDQLPSTHPVFATINDLEDVQVNFDGITYAKGGSVLKQLVAWVGIDAFYAGVAAYFKKHAYGNTELGDLFTELEATSGRELTEWSKLWLETAGVNTLRPEIETDAAGKITSFAILQTAAPDYPTIRPHRLAIGFYDLAGGKLVRDDRLETDVDGERTEVPGFVGRQRPALILVNDDDLAYAKVRLDEQSLGTAIDHLSAIDNPLARAIVWGSVWDSTRDGESTASDYVRLVLGNIATESESTTIRTTLTQLLTVVRIYVDPATRTETLKNVADKLLELARAADAGSDAQFQFVKFFANLANTPEHVAALRGLLDGSTPLDGLEVDTDLGWELLEGLVLNGAAGLEEIRQALAKDNTANGQQAAARVTAAIPTTEGKLAAFSSLVDSDELPNAIVRQTTVGFQHTNDPSSLQPVVARYFDSIRGIWESRSHSIAENLIVGLYPAGLANAALRDATTSWLTANPDTPALRRLVIENLAGVERALMVQAKDTE; encoded by the coding sequence GTGCCAGGAGAAAACCTCACCAGGGTCGAAGCGCAAGAGCGGAAGGCCACGGTGTCGGTCGAGAACTACGACATCACCCTCGACCTCACGACCGACAGCGAGACCTTCCGCAGCACCACCGTGGTGCGTTTCTCCGCGAGTGCCGGAGCGTCGACCTTCATCGATCACCTCACCCGCACCGTGCACTCAGTGCACCTCAACGGCCGCGAGCTCGACCCGGCCGCGGTGAACGACGGCGTGCGCATCCAGCTCCACGACCTCGCCGACCTCAACGTGCTCACCGTCGTCGCCGACGCGGAGTACACCAACACCGGCGAAGGACTGCACCGATTCGTCGACCCTGTCGATGACGAGGTCTACCTCTACTCGCAGTTCGAGGTGCCCGACTCCCGCCGCGTCTTCGCCGTCTTCGAACAGCCGGACCTCAAGGCCACCTTCACCTTCACGATCACCGCTCCGGCCGCGTGGGCCGTCGTCAGCAACTCGCCCACCCCGACGCCCGAACCCATCGAGGGCACGACCAGTGCGACGTGGCGGTTCGCCCCCACCCCGGTGCTCTCCAGCTACGTCACCGCCATCGTCGCTGGCCCGTACCAGGAGACCCGTTCGACGCTGACCTCGAGCGACGGTCGGGTGATCCCCCTCGGTATCTTCGCCCGCAAGTCGCTCAGCCAGTACCTCGACGCCGATTACATCTTCGCGAAGACCCGCGAGGGGTTCGCGTACTTCGAGGAGAAGTTCGACTACGCGTACCCGTTCGAGAAGTACGACCAGCTGTTCGTGCCGGAGTTCAACGCCGGCGCGATGGAAAACGCTGGCGCGGTGACCTTCACCGAGACCTACGTGTTCCGTGGCAAGGTCACCGACGCCGTGCGCGAGCGCAGGGTCGTCACGATCCTGCACGAGCTCGCCCACATGTGGTTCGGGGACCTCGTCACCATGAAGTGGTGGAACGACCTGTGGCTCAACGAGTCCTTCGCCGAGTGGGCCTCCACGATCGCCACCGCCGAGGCGACCGAGTGGACCGAGGCCTGGACCACCTTCCAGGCGATGGAGAAGAGCTGGGCCTACAAGCAGGACCAGCTGCCCTCCACCCATCCGGTGTTCGCGACGATCAACGACCTCGAAGACGTGCAGGTCAACTTCGACGGCATCACCTACGCGAAGGGCGGCTCCGTACTCAAGCAGCTCGTCGCCTGGGTCGGCATCGACGCCTTCTACGCCGGCGTCGCGGCGTACTTCAAGAAGCACGCCTACGGCAACACCGAACTCGGAGACCTGTTCACCGAGCTCGAAGCGACCAGCGGCCGCGAGCTGACCGAGTGGTCGAAGCTGTGGCTCGAGACCGCCGGCGTCAACACGCTGCGCCCCGAGATCGAGACGGATGCGGCGGGCAAGATCACCTCGTTCGCTATCCTCCAGACTGCGGCGCCGGACTACCCGACGATCCGCCCGCACCGCCTCGCCATCGGCTTCTATGACCTCGCCGGCGGCAAGCTCGTGCGCGACGACCGGCTCGAGACCGATGTCGACGGCGAACGCACCGAGGTGCCGGGCTTCGTCGGCCGCCAACGCCCCGCGCTCATTCTCGTCAACGACGACGACCTCGCCTACGCCAAGGTGCGCCTCGACGAGCAGTCGCTCGGAACCGCGATCGACCACCTGTCCGCGATCGACAACCCGCTTGCGCGAGCAATCGTCTGGGGCTCGGTGTGGGACTCCACCCGCGACGGCGAGTCCACGGCCAGCGACTATGTGCGCCTCGTGCTCGGCAACATCGCGACCGAGTCGGAGTCGACCACCATCCGCACGACGCTCACCCAGCTGCTCACAGTGGTGCGCATCTACGTCGACCCCGCAACCAGAACCGAGACGCTGAAGAACGTGGCCGACAAGCTGCTCGAGCTGGCCAGGGCGGCGGATGCCGGATCCGACGCGCAGTTCCAGTTCGTCAAGTTCTTCGCGAACCTCGCCAACACGCCTGAGCATGTCGCGGCCCTGCGCGGTCTGCTCGACGGCTCCACGCCGCTCGACGGGCTCGAGGTCGACACGGATCTCGGCTGGGAGCTGCTCGAAGGTCTCGTACTCAACGGCGCCGCCGGCCTCGAGGAGATTCGCCAGGCACTGGCCAAGGACAACACCGCCAACGGTCAGCAGGCCGCTGCTCGCGTGACCGCCGCGATCCCGACCACCGAGGGCAAGCTCGCGGCGTTCTCCTCCCTCGTCGACAGCGACGAACTGCCGAACGCCATCGTGCGCCAGACCACGGTCGGTTTCCAGCACACGAATGACCCGTCGTCACTCCAGCCGGTCGTCGCGCGCTACTTCGACAGCATCCGCGGCATCTGGGAGTCGCGCTCGCACTCGATCGCCGAAAACCTCATCGTCGGGCTGTACCCCGCCGGCCTCGCCAACGCCGCACTGCGCGACGCGACGACGAGCTGGCTCACCGCGAATCCCGACACGCCCGCGCTCCGTCGCCTCGTGATCGAGAATCTCGCGGGCGTCGAGCGTGCCCTCATGGTGCAGGCGAAGGACACCGAGTAG
- a CDS encoding amylosucrase, producing MSELWSGTAADLDDLTARFTAMYPTLRELFTEVYGERDDCDEQLALLVQQMADSWQDRAPELKEFDARREANPDWFQSADMLGGVCYVDRYAGDLDGVRAKIPYFQELGLTYLHLMPLFLAPERNSDGGYAVSSYRDVNPALGDMDQLRVLAADLRAAGISLVVDFIFNHTSNEHEWARRAIARDDGFEDYYWMFPDREMPDAYEQTVREIFPDDHPGSFVQLEDGRWVWATFHSFQWDLNYSNPAVFRAMAGEMLFLANVGIDILRMDAVAFIWKQLGTVCESLPQAHTLIKAFNAVCRIAAPSLLFKSEAIVHPDEVVRYIDPAECQLSYNPLQMALIWESLATRSVGLLSQALDRRHNLPAGTAWINYVRSHDDIGWTFSDEDAAELGLDGTEHRRFLNAFFVNRFEGSFARGVPFQDNPRTGDCRIAGTTASLVGLGQHHPGAISRIHLAHSIVLSTGGIPLIYLGDEVGQLNDYSYTDNPDHALDSRWVNRPPYPADRYAERDDPRTDAGMIYAGLHRLIEVRRDAPELAGGQLIGFETNNPHVLGYQRPGAGTTVLVLANFADTDELVSAATLSGFVPSAHELTRGEDVSLAGGLRLRPHEFAWLRTAEVNPPN from the coding sequence GTGTCGGAACTCTGGTCGGGCACAGCCGCCGACCTCGACGACCTCACCGCGCGGTTCACGGCGATGTACCCGACACTTCGGGAGCTCTTCACCGAGGTATACGGCGAACGCGACGACTGCGACGAGCAACTCGCCCTCCTCGTGCAGCAGATGGCCGACTCGTGGCAGGACCGGGCGCCGGAGCTGAAAGAATTCGACGCCCGCCGGGAGGCGAACCCCGACTGGTTCCAGTCCGCCGACATGCTCGGCGGCGTCTGCTACGTCGACCGGTACGCCGGAGACCTCGACGGGGTGCGGGCGAAGATCCCGTACTTCCAGGAACTCGGCCTGACCTACCTGCACCTCATGCCGCTGTTCCTCGCGCCCGAGCGCAACTCCGACGGCGGCTACGCGGTGTCCAGCTATCGGGACGTCAATCCGGCACTCGGCGACATGGACCAGCTTCGCGTGCTCGCCGCAGACCTCCGTGCCGCCGGAATCTCGCTCGTGGTCGACTTCATCTTCAACCACACCTCGAACGAGCACGAGTGGGCGAGGCGCGCCATCGCGCGCGACGACGGCTTCGAGGACTACTACTGGATGTTCCCTGACCGGGAGATGCCCGACGCCTACGAGCAGACGGTGCGCGAGATCTTCCCGGACGACCACCCGGGCTCGTTCGTGCAACTCGAGGACGGGCGTTGGGTGTGGGCGACCTTCCACTCGTTCCAGTGGGACCTGAACTACTCCAACCCCGCGGTCTTCCGCGCGATGGCGGGAGAGATGCTGTTCCTCGCCAACGTCGGAATCGACATCCTTCGCATGGACGCCGTCGCCTTCATCTGGAAGCAGCTCGGCACCGTGTGCGAGTCCCTCCCCCAGGCGCACACACTGATTAAGGCCTTCAACGCCGTCTGCCGAATCGCGGCTCCGTCACTGCTGTTCAAGTCGGAGGCGATCGTGCACCCCGATGAGGTGGTGCGGTACATCGATCCGGCCGAGTGCCAGCTCTCATACAACCCGCTGCAGATGGCGCTGATCTGGGAGTCGCTTGCGACACGCAGCGTCGGGCTGCTCTCCCAAGCCCTGGACCGGCGGCACAACCTGCCGGCGGGCACCGCGTGGATCAACTATGTGCGAAGCCACGACGACATCGGCTGGACGTTCTCAGATGAGGATGCCGCGGAGCTCGGCCTCGACGGCACTGAGCACCGGCGCTTCCTCAACGCCTTCTTCGTGAACCGGTTCGAGGGCAGCTTCGCCCGGGGGGTGCCGTTCCAGGACAACCCGCGCACGGGCGACTGCCGCATTGCCGGCACCACGGCATCCCTCGTCGGTCTCGGGCAACACCACCCGGGCGCGATCAGCCGCATCCACCTTGCCCACTCCATCGTGCTGAGCACCGGTGGTATCCCTCTGATCTACCTCGGTGACGAGGTCGGCCAGCTCAACGATTACAGCTACACCGACAACCCCGACCATGCCCTCGACAGCCGCTGGGTGAACAGACCGCCGTATCCGGCCGACCGCTACGCTGAACGCGATGACCCGCGCACCGATGCCGGCATGATCTACGCGGGCCTGCACCGTCTCATCGAGGTGCGTCGCGATGCGCCGGAGCTCGCCGGCGGGCAGCTGATCGGCTTCGAAACGAACAACCCGCACGTTCTGGGCTACCAGCGGCCGGGCGCCGGCACGACCGTGCTCGTGCTGGCGAACTTCGCCGACACTGACGAACTCGTCTCGGCCGCGACGCTGTCGGGTTTCGTCCCGAGCGCGCACGAGCTCACCCGTGGCGAGGACGTGTCGCTTGCGGGCGGGCTGCGACTGCGGCCGCACGAATTCGCATGGCTCAGAACCGCCGAGGTCAACCCACCGAATTAA